One part of the Pristiophorus japonicus isolate sPriJap1 chromosome 21, sPriJap1.hap1, whole genome shotgun sequence genome encodes these proteins:
- the cntd1 gene encoding cyclin N-terminal domain-containing protein 1 isoform X1, with the protein MNKVVVVKAAESRTCSQTTPELVFSAVSPEMLEEFLVDVAKENESSLLTLSSHAGSFKKLKLIEFVFLLCEQLGLHQVTRYQAVEILERFMIRYIEKLYSSTCTGSDKNTEKCDWGLLQVRIQDHFVLRIMSCVQIASKISFHCQIVNNIMALKFLQSLGYSYKKEDILDSELLVLDTLSFQVNVPSPVTHTEILLEVMGYNDPSVPVKYLHSISLKVLKFVYLMRNTIYENLLKIAIENSTPSELQRAKFLCVKEDCMLLAVGVIGTSAFILNCTPWFKVVQQLASISGVTEESIYEFSQVILKHIFPGAIHLK; encoded by the exons ATGAATAAAGTGGTGGTTGTAAAAGCGGCCGAAAGCCGCACCTGCTCCCAAACAACACCCGAGCTGGTGTTTAGTGCCGTCTCCCCCGAGATGCTGGAAGAGTTCCTGGTTGATGTGGCGAAAGAGAACGAAAGCAGCCTGCTGACTCTCTCCTCACACGCAGGCAGCttcaaaaaattaaaattaatag AATTTGTATTCCTTCTTTGTGAACAACTGGGGCTTCATCAGGTTACAAGATATCAAGCAGTGGAAATATTAGAAAG GTTTATGATTCGATACATTGAAAAACTTTATTCATCTACATGCACAGGTTCTGATaaaaacacagaaaaatgtgattgGGGATTATTGCAGGTTAGAATCCAAGATCATTTTGTGCTACGGATCATGTCGTGTGTTCAAATAGCAAGTAAGATCTCATTCCATTGCCAG ATTGTTAATAATATTATGGCTCTGAAATTTCTCCAGTCTCTTGGTTACTCATATAAAAAAGAAGATATTCTGGATTCAGAGCTCCTTGTCCTTGACACTCTGAGTTTTCAAGTCAATGTCCCTTCCCCTGTCACCCACACTGAAATACTATTAGAAGTCATGG GGTACAATGATCCATCGGTTCCAGTTAAGTACCTACACAGtatttccctgaaggtgctgaaattTGTTTATCTCATGAGAAACACCATCTATGAAAATTTATTAAAAATTGCTATTGAGAATTCTACACCTAGTGAACTCCAGAG AGCAAAGTTTTTGTGCGTAAAGGAAGATTGCATGCTTCTAGCTGTTGGGGTGATTGGAACAAGTGCATTTATACTGAACTGTACACCATGGTTCAAG gttgtGCAGCAGCTGGCCTCAATTAGCGGTGTAACAGAAGAAAGCATCTACGAGTTTTCTCAAGtaatattaaaacacatttttccaGGAGCAATCCATCTGAAATAA
- the cntd1 gene encoding cyclin N-terminal domain-containing protein 1 isoform X2 yields MNKVVVVKAAESRTCSQTTPELVFSAVSPEMLEEFLVDVAKENESSLLTLSSHAGSFKKLKLIEFVFLLCEQLGLHQVTRYQAVEILERFMIRYIEKLYSSTCTGSDKNTEKCDWGLLQVRIQDHFVLRIMSCVQIASKISFHCQIVNNIMALKFLQSLGYSYKKEDILDSELLVLDTLSFQVNVPSPVTHTEILLEVMGYNDPSVPVKYLHSISLKVLKFVYLMRNTIYENLLKIAIENSTPSELQRLCSSWPQLAV; encoded by the exons ATGAATAAAGTGGTGGTTGTAAAAGCGGCCGAAAGCCGCACCTGCTCCCAAACAACACCCGAGCTGGTGTTTAGTGCCGTCTCCCCCGAGATGCTGGAAGAGTTCCTGGTTGATGTGGCGAAAGAGAACGAAAGCAGCCTGCTGACTCTCTCCTCACACGCAGGCAGCttcaaaaaattaaaattaatag AATTTGTATTCCTTCTTTGTGAACAACTGGGGCTTCATCAGGTTACAAGATATCAAGCAGTGGAAATATTAGAAAG GTTTATGATTCGATACATTGAAAAACTTTATTCATCTACATGCACAGGTTCTGATaaaaacacagaaaaatgtgattgGGGATTATTGCAGGTTAGAATCCAAGATCATTTTGTGCTACGGATCATGTCGTGTGTTCAAATAGCAAGTAAGATCTCATTCCATTGCCAG ATTGTTAATAATATTATGGCTCTGAAATTTCTCCAGTCTCTTGGTTACTCATATAAAAAAGAAGATATTCTGGATTCAGAGCTCCTTGTCCTTGACACTCTGAGTTTTCAAGTCAATGTCCCTTCCCCTGTCACCCACACTGAAATACTATTAGAAGTCATGG GGTACAATGATCCATCGGTTCCAGTTAAGTACCTACACAGtatttccctgaaggtgctgaaattTGTTTATCTCATGAGAAACACCATCTATGAAAATTTATTAAAAATTGCTATTGAGAATTCTACACCTAGTGAACTCCAGAG gttgtGCAGCAGCTGGCCTCAATTAGCGGTGTAA